A stretch of the Rodentibacter haemolyticus genome encodes the following:
- the ftsB gene encoding cell division protein FtsB, whose protein sequence is MRIFIAILVGVLALFQYDLWFGKNGYSDYKKVSAQIIENKAENEKLIQRNQMISAEIQGLTKGFESIEERARMQHDMVKENETFYHIVKEHK, encoded by the coding sequence ATGCGAATATTTATTGCAATTCTTGTCGGTGTTCTTGCACTGTTCCAATATGATCTTTGGTTTGGCAAGAACGGCTATTCCGATTACAAAAAAGTTTCAGCTCAGATCATTGAAAATAAAGCTGAAAATGAAAAACTAATACAAAGAAATCAAATGATTTCAGCTGAAATTCAGGGGTTAACAAAAGGTTTTGAATCCATTGAGGAGCGCGCCAGAATGCAACACGATATGGTGAAAGAAAACGAAACCTTCTACCATATAGTGAAAGAACATAAATAA
- the ispD gene encoding 2-C-methyl-D-erythritol 4-phosphate cytidylyltransferase — translation MPRKIIAIIPAAGVGSRMQANKPKQYLTIQGKTILEHTLNIMLRHSAVERVIVAIGKNDPYAAALSILSHPKIQLVEGGKTRAESVLNAFSAINEPNVWVLVHDAARPCLTETDLNKLLEVNNEQGAILAIPVTDTIKRSNQTNEIIATENRSQLWQAQTPQFFPADLLQKALENGLKQRYTITDEASAMELAGFRPHLVAGRNDNIKITRPEDLALAEFYLTRKTL, via the coding sequence ATGCCACGAAAAATTATTGCTATTATTCCTGCTGCCGGTGTAGGTTCTCGAATGCAGGCAAATAAACCCAAACAATATTTAACGATTCAAGGAAAAACCATTCTAGAACATACGTTAAATATTATGTTGAGACATTCCGCCGTTGAACGCGTCATTGTCGCCATTGGTAAAAATGACCCTTATGCCGCAGCGCTGTCAATTCTCTCTCATCCCAAAATTCAACTTGTCGAAGGTGGCAAGACGCGTGCAGAATCCGTATTAAATGCCTTTAGTGCAATTAATGAACCAAATGTTTGGGTGCTTGTGCATGATGCGGCAAGACCTTGTTTAACCGAAACGGATTTAAACAAATTATTAGAAGTTAACAATGAGCAAGGCGCGATACTTGCAATTCCGGTAACGGATACGATCAAACGCAGTAATCAGACCAATGAAATTATTGCCACAGAAAATCGTTCTCAACTTTGGCAAGCGCAAACACCGCAATTTTTCCCCGCCGATTTACTTCAAAAAGCGCTCGAAAACGGGCTGAAACAACGCTACACCATTACAGATGAAGCATCTGCAATGGAACTTGCCGGATTCCGACCGCACTTGGTGGCAGGACGAAACGATAATATTAAGATCACACGCCCTGAAGACTTGGCACTTGCAGAATTTTATTTAACAAGGAAAACATTATGA
- the ispF gene encoding 2-C-methyl-D-erythritol 2,4-cyclodiphosphate synthase, which yields MIRIGHGFDVHAFGENRPLIIGGIEIPYHTGFIAHSDGDVALHALTDALLGAAALGDIGKLFPDTDMQYKNADSRGLLREAFRQVQEKGYKIGNVDVTIIAQTPKMRPHIDDMRAVIAADLQCHIDQINVKATTTEKLGFTGRNEGIACEAVTLLIKKS from the coding sequence ATGATAAGAATCGGACACGGTTTTGATGTACACGCCTTTGGCGAAAACAGACCATTAATTATCGGCGGTATTGAAATTCCTTACCATACCGGCTTTATCGCTCATTCAGACGGCGATGTCGCCCTTCACGCATTAACCGATGCCCTACTAGGTGCGGCGGCATTGGGCGATATTGGCAAACTTTTTCCTGATACGGATATGCAATACAAAAATGCAGACAGCCGCGGTTTGCTGCGTGAAGCGTTTCGCCAAGTGCAAGAAAAAGGTTATAAAATCGGAAATGTGGACGTCACCATCATTGCACAAACACCTAAAATGCGTCCGCATATTGATGATATGCGTGCTGTAATCGCAGCAGATTTGCAATGCCATATCGATCAAATCAATGTTAAAGCCACTACAACGGAAAAACTGGGTTTTACCGGCAGAAATGAAGGCATCGCTTGTGAGGCGGTGACATTATTGATAAAGAAATCATAG
- a CDS encoding class I SAM-dependent methyltransferase codes for MSSWSEGYVSDINYTFGYYSELNPNNAIIPFLMAGLAVPKGITENQKNSFACELGFGQGLSLNIHATSSGLKWYGTDFNPSQTNFAQHLSSVADNNAFIVDQGFNEFCRRDDLPEFDFIGLHGIWSWISDENRAIVVDFIRRKLKVGGILYISYNTLPGWSAPSPLRHLLLEHHNSMTSMSNSRQQNVQDSLNFVGDILSQSHQLTQKSPDLLPRVQELKEKDLHYIAHEYLNKDWQPMYFADMKKWLEPAKLTFACSTNYLDDFSDCLYTQEQRQLMESFTDANFAQTVKDFLLNKQFRKDLWVKGARKLTPYEQSQEWKKLRVLLHTKRENIELSIERNLKIPLNADIFNPVLDILQDQRIHKVADIVESLKEKLPEGNIFAVLAILAGKDYLVVVQSEEVIEQTRSHCLTFNRYVLQQSRAGEDSAIYFLASPITGGAYHIGFLSRWFLLARFEGIKQNKWSDFVWDILKSNGRSLLKDGNLFPNEAEEREEMQRICRQFIDDELPKLKLLGII; via the coding sequence ATGTCTAGCTGGTCAGAAGGTTATGTGAGTGATATTAACTACACATTCGGTTACTATTCCGAGCTAAATCCCAATAACGCCATTATTCCCTTTTTAATGGCAGGTTTAGCCGTGCCAAAGGGTATAACGGAAAATCAAAAAAACAGCTTTGCCTGTGAATTAGGTTTCGGGCAAGGACTTTCGTTAAATATCCACGCCACATCAAGCGGATTAAAATGGTATGGGACGGACTTTAACCCTTCACAGACCAATTTTGCTCAACATTTATCCTCTGTTGCCGATAATAATGCGTTCATTGTCGATCAAGGTTTCAATGAATTTTGCCGACGTGATGATTTGCCTGAATTTGATTTTATTGGTTTACACGGGATTTGGTCGTGGATTTCTGATGAAAACCGAGCCATCGTAGTGGATTTTATCCGCCGTAAATTGAAAGTCGGTGGTATTTTGTATATTAGCTACAACACCTTACCGGGCTGGTCTGCCCCCTCACCATTACGTCACTTATTATTAGAACACCATAATAGTATGACTTCAATGTCGAATAGCCGTCAGCAAAATGTACAAGATAGTCTAAATTTTGTTGGTGATATTCTCTCACAAAGCCATCAATTGACACAAAAATCACCGGATTTATTACCGCGGGTACAGGAGCTCAAAGAGAAAGACCTGCATTACATTGCCCACGAATATTTAAATAAAGATTGGCAACCGATGTATTTCGCTGATATGAAAAAATGGTTAGAACCTGCAAAATTAACTTTTGCTTGTTCAACTAATTATTTAGACGATTTCAGCGACTGCCTTTATACTCAAGAGCAGCGTCAGTTAATGGAAAGCTTTACGGATGCTAATTTCGCCCAAACCGTTAAAGATTTTCTACTCAATAAACAATTCCGTAAAGATCTTTGGGTTAAGGGCGCAAGAAAACTCACTCCTTATGAACAAAGCCAAGAATGGAAAAAACTACGGGTTTTATTACATACTAAACGTGAAAATATCGAATTAAGTATTGAGAGAAATTTAAAAATTCCACTTAATGCCGATATTTTCAACCCGGTTTTAGATATTTTACAAGATCAGCGTATTCATAAAGTGGCCGACATTGTAGAAAGTTTAAAAGAGAAATTACCGGAAGGAAATATTTTTGCAGTATTGGCAATTCTTGCCGGAAAAGACTATCTTGTCGTAGTGCAATCAGAAGAAGTTATTGAACAAACCCGCTCACATTGTCTAACGTTTAACCGTTACGTATTACAACAATCTCGCGCTGGTGAAGATTCTGCTATCTATTTCCTAGCCAGTCCGATTACAGGTGGTGCGTACCATATTGGCTTTTTATCACGTTGGTTCTTACTCGCCCGTTTTGAAGGCATAAAACAGAACAAGTGGTCTGACTTTGTTTGGGATATACTTAAATCAAATGGTCGATCTTTACTGAAAGACGGAAATCTATTCCCAAATGAAGCGGAAGAACGTGAAGAAATGCAACGTATTTGCCGACAATTTATTGATGATGAATTACCTAAGCTAAAATTATTAGGTATTATTTAA
- a CDS encoding heme biosynthesis protein HemY, which yields MFRTLFLMLALLAGLIAGPHLAGQQGYVRIETANNIYEMSLTTLVILFVAVLGGIYVAEWIVSRFFRLSNNTYSWFSRRKRVRAQKQTLEGLMKMNEGDYAKAEKLIGKNAKHSAEPVLNLIKAAEAAQQRGDEFSANRYLIEATELAGSDNLIVEIARTRILLQQNKLPAARSSVDSLLEMTDRNKEVLKLAVEIYTRSKAYLALDRILELIQRSGLYSADEFKALQFETENGLLDEKMNEEGVDGLLAWWEEQPRRRRNDLDLKVALIQRLIDCNDHESAYEFTLEALKKWGDNTPLSELLCTQITRLQPVDNGKLIKMMEKRAKYSGENEQCCINRALGYLYVRNNEFTKAAEAFKKVMVCPKQLESNDTMMAAYVFEQAGDKVAAEQIRKESLLHAMSIQPNISEKTEENPTALLEQKV from the coding sequence ATGTTTAGAACACTATTTTTAATGCTGGCTTTACTCGCCGGATTAATTGCGGGACCACACCTTGCCGGTCAGCAAGGATATGTGCGTATTGAAACAGCAAACAATATTTATGAAATGTCCCTCACTACATTAGTGATTTTATTTGTCGCCGTCTTGGGGGGGATTTATGTAGCGGAATGGATTGTTAGCCGTTTCTTTCGTTTAAGTAATAATACTTATAGCTGGTTTTCACGCCGTAAGCGTGTGAGAGCGCAAAAGCAAACCCTTGAAGGGTTGATGAAAATGAACGAAGGGGATTATGCCAAGGCGGAAAAACTTATTGGGAAAAACGCGAAACATTCTGCAGAGCCTGTTTTGAATCTAATCAAGGCGGCGGAAGCTGCGCAACAACGTGGTGATGAGTTTAGTGCTAACCGCTATTTAATCGAAGCAACGGAGCTTGCCGGTTCTGATAATCTTATTGTCGAAATTGCGCGCACCCGAATTTTATTGCAACAAAACAAATTACCGGCGGCGCGTAGTTCGGTAGATAGTTTATTAGAAATGACGGATCGTAATAAAGAAGTCTTAAAATTAGCGGTCGAGATTTACACCCGCTCAAAAGCTTATCTGGCACTTGATCGTATTCTTGAGCTTATTCAGCGTTCCGGTTTATATTCTGCCGATGAATTTAAAGCATTACAATTTGAGACCGAGAATGGTCTACTTGATGAAAAAATGAATGAAGAAGGGGTTGACGGGCTGCTTGCTTGGTGGGAAGAACAACCTCGCCGCCGCCGTAATGATTTAGATTTAAAAGTAGCACTTATTCAACGCTTAATTGATTGTAATGATCATGAATCGGCTTATGAATTTACGTTGGAAGCATTGAAAAAATGGGGAGATAACACCCCGTTGAGTGAGTTGCTTTGTACTCAAATTACGCGTTTACAGCCTGTGGATAATGGCAAGTTGATTAAAATGATGGAAAAACGTGCCAAATATTCCGGTGAAAATGAGCAATGTTGTATTAATCGTGCATTGGGTTATTTATATGTGCGTAATAATGAATTTACTAAGGCGGCGGAAGCTTTTAAAAAGGTGATGGTTTGTCCGAAACAGCTTGAATCTAACGATACGATGATGGCGGCTTATGTTTTTGAACAGGCGGGCGATAAAGTTGCAGCAGAACAAATTCGCAAGGAAAGCTTACTCCATGCAATGTCGATTCAACCGAATATTTCGGAAAAAACGGAGGAAAATCCGACCGCACTTTTAGAACAAAAAGTATAG
- a CDS encoding uroporphyrinogen-III C-methyltransferase, translating into MAKNKSNEMVENLDETVQNTVENQAETPSQPVQTIVKKSGTGLSLLAILIALGVGGGGYYLGQQQVAEIQQKLIALEGQVTQVSASDATQITPQVEVLEKTNEAMQEKLNRLEQIVSAKEQEFAGMRQQLDVVSKQAVAQQPNDWLFSEADFLLNNALRKLVLDNDVDTGVSLLKLADETLSKVNNADSMTIRAAINQDLKQLLSVDSIDQNAVMQRLSQLANSVDELPVLNINFGDDPESTKLSDSLADWQTNAEKSAISFLNHFIRITPKQGTDRKELLAPNQDIYLRENIRLRLQLAIMAVPRQQNDLYKQSLDAVATWVRSYFDTNMEVTQSFLKSVDELAELSVYVDVPTQLQSLNLLDKYLNRVPAEVKKVEIEAEKAFDEPVKESNVNQEQTKPEAPVAEEKPTTEPQQ; encoded by the coding sequence ATGGCGAAAAATAAATCAAATGAAATGGTAGAAAACCTTGATGAAACGGTGCAAAACACAGTTGAAAATCAGGCTGAAACACCGTCTCAACCGGTTCAAACGATTGTAAAGAAAAGTGGAACGGGCTTGAGTTTGTTGGCTATTTTAATCGCCTTGGGCGTCGGTGGGGGCGGTTATTATTTGGGACAACAGCAAGTGGCTGAAATTCAGCAAAAATTGATCGCACTTGAAGGGCAGGTTACTCAAGTTTCAGCTTCCGATGCAACCCAAATCACACCACAAGTTGAAGTACTTGAAAAAACGAATGAGGCGATGCAAGAAAAATTAAACCGTCTTGAGCAAATCGTTTCTGCAAAAGAGCAAGAATTTGCGGGAATGCGTCAACAACTTGACGTGGTAAGCAAACAAGCAGTGGCTCAACAACCGAATGATTGGTTATTTTCTGAAGCGGATTTCTTGCTTAATAATGCGTTACGTAAATTAGTGCTTGATAATGATGTGGATACGGGCGTATCTCTATTGAAACTGGCTGATGAAACTTTAAGTAAAGTTAATAATGCCGATTCGATGACAATTCGTGCTGCGATTAATCAAGATTTAAAACAATTACTTTCCGTGGATAGTATTGATCAAAATGCCGTTATGCAGCGTCTTTCTCAATTGGCAAATTCAGTTGATGAATTGCCTGTGTTGAATATTAATTTCGGTGATGATCCCGAATCAACAAAATTATCCGACTCTTTAGCCGATTGGCAGACCAATGCAGAGAAAAGTGCGATTTCTTTCTTAAATCATTTTATTCGTATCACACCAAAGCAAGGGACGGATAGAAAAGAATTACTTGCACCGAATCAGGATATTTATTTGCGTGAAAATATTCGTCTTCGCTTACAATTGGCAATTATGGCTGTGCCACGCCAGCAAAATGATTTATACAAACAGTCATTGGATGCTGTGGCAACTTGGGTGCGGAGCTATTTTGATACCAATATGGAAGTCACGCAAAGCTTCTTAAAATCGGTGGATGAATTGGCAGAATTATCCGTTTATGTCGATGTGCCGACGCAATTACAAAGCCTCAACTTATTGGATAAATACCTCAATCGAGTTCCGGCGGAGGTAAAAAAAGTTGAAATTGAGGCGGAAAAAGCCTTTGATGAACCGGTAAAAGAGTCGAATGTAAACCAAGAGCAAACCAAGCCGGAAGCACCTGTTGCAGAAGAAAAACCGACAACCGAGCCACAACAGTAA
- a CDS encoding uroporphyrinogen-III synthase, with protein MAVLVTRPDERGKQLVDLLNQSGVVALHLPLFTFESGSDLKNLPSKLNQLNTGDYVFLVSKSAVDFSVNTLKEIGFQWRRDLQYFTVGQRTAEYFSCQSECVIYYPISQENSEGLLALSSMQQLDKKQILILRGNGGREFFPSQAKQRGAVVDILECYRREPIIYNNEEQTSICKRSGVDTLVVTSLDILNSLIEFVPDNEQDWLKNCRLVTVSSRIAESAKQYGWQNIILSPKADNQSLLNTLLS; from the coding sequence ATGGCGGTTTTGGTCACTCGTCCCGATGAACGTGGAAAGCAGCTGGTTGATTTATTGAATCAATCCGGCGTAGTGGCATTGCATTTACCTTTATTTACTTTCGAAAGTGGCAGCGATTTAAAAAATCTTCCAAGTAAATTAAATCAGCTCAATACGGGAGATTACGTTTTCCTCGTGTCTAAAAGTGCGGTTGATTTTTCGGTTAACACATTAAAAGAAATCGGATTTCAATGGCGTAGGGATTTACAGTACTTTACAGTCGGACAAAGAACCGCGGAATATTTTTCCTGTCAAAGCGAGTGCGTTATCTATTATCCGATTTCTCAAGAGAATAGTGAAGGATTACTTGCGCTCTCATCAATGCAACAACTTGATAAAAAACAGATTTTAATTTTACGTGGCAATGGTGGGCGGGAATTTTTCCCTTCACAAGCAAAGCAGCGAGGAGCGGTGGTTGATATTTTGGAATGTTATCGCCGTGAGCCCATAATCTATAATAATGAAGAACAAACCAGTATTTGCAAACGTTCCGGCGTGGATACTTTGGTTGTCACCAGTTTGGATATTTTGAACTCATTGATTGAATTTGTCCCTGATAATGAGCAAGATTGGCTTAAAAATTGTCGTCTTGTCACCGTGAGTTCACGTATTGCCGAATCCGCAAAGCAATATGGTTGGCAAAATATTATTTTATCCCCAAAGGCGGATAATCAAAGTTTGTTGAATACATTACTCAGCTAA
- the hemC gene encoding hydroxymethylbilane synthase, whose amino-acid sequence MTMPTVLKIATRQSPLALWQANFVKKRLEDLHPDLSVKLVPMVTKGDVILDTPLAKIGGKGLFVKELENALLEKRADIAVHSMKDVPMQFPEGLGLSVICKREDPRDAFVSNRYVSFDDLPQGAIIGTSSLRRQCQLKQLRPDLDIRSLRGNVGTRLSKLDNGEYDAIILAAAGLIRLGMERRITAFIETTVSLPAAGQGAVGIECRTDDAFVQRLLAPLADQETTACVLAERAMNTRLQGGCQVPIGGYAVLENNQIYLRALVGELDGSKIIRAEGKSAVENAEELGVQIAEQLLIQGADRILEKVYVGEK is encoded by the coding sequence ATGACAATGCCAACTGTTTTAAAAATTGCTACTCGGCAAAGCCCGCTCGCATTATGGCAAGCTAATTTTGTGAAAAAGCGTTTGGAAGATCTTCACCCGGATTTATCCGTGAAGCTTGTTCCAATGGTTACCAAAGGGGATGTCATTCTTGATACGCCCCTAGCCAAAATAGGCGGAAAAGGTTTATTTGTAAAAGAGTTAGAAAATGCCCTACTTGAGAAACGTGCCGATATAGCGGTACATTCAATGAAAGATGTACCTATGCAATTTCCTGAAGGATTAGGATTGAGCGTGATCTGTAAGCGTGAAGATCCTCGCGATGCTTTTGTTTCTAACCGCTATGTTTCGTTTGATGATTTGCCTCAAGGAGCGATTATAGGCACATCAAGTTTGCGTCGTCAGTGTCAGTTAAAACAATTGCGACCGGATTTAGATATTCGTTCGTTGCGTGGGAATGTCGGTACACGCCTGAGTAAATTAGACAACGGAGAATATGATGCCATTATTCTTGCCGCAGCGGGATTAATTCGTCTAGGCATGGAGCGGCGTATCACCGCTTTTATTGAAACAACCGTTTCTTTACCTGCGGCAGGTCAAGGTGCGGTTGGAATTGAATGCCGTACGGATGATGCCTTTGTTCAAAGATTGCTTGCGCCGCTTGCAGATCAGGAAACTACCGCTTGTGTGCTTGCAGAACGGGCAATGAATACCCGTTTACAGGGCGGTTGCCAAGTGCCAATAGGTGGCTATGCGGTATTAGAGAATAATCAAATTTATTTGCGGGCGTTAGTCGGCGAACTTGACGGCTCAAAAATTATTCGTGCGGAAGGAAAAAGTGCGGTCGAAAATGCGGAAGAATTAGGTGTACAAATTGCAGAACAATTACTTATACAAGGTGCAGATCGTATCCTAGAAAAAGTTTATGTCGGAGAGAAATAA